The Mercurialis annua linkage group LG2, ddMerAnnu1.2, whole genome shotgun sequence genome contains a region encoding:
- the LOC126668466 gene encoding uncharacterized protein LOC126668466, translating into MGSQDKYLGIPALVSKSKTETFREISLRVRQKVASWKGNLISYGGREVLIKSLATTVPVFSMLCFLLPKGIHKEINKFISNFWWGRKNEERKMHWVSWKNMCLTKEAGWLGFRDLEHFNLVLLAKQGWRIVNQSNSLLARVLKGKYFPHGSFMEAELHSNSSLAGEAYCKAGMCSNEVPWLPIKPPFTVSPSTMLPHNIRRVSNLLATDKRLVWHFSKSGQFTVNSAYHLSFGESNNSGTTPEQGACWKDIWSSLFVKLTGGENRNEILTKDTYPIVVNRDASELQCEFSSAVRREDAEIRRANNSPPLPNAITRTPPPQHIVKINCDGAFKSELLCGVGACVATRHQGKVIASMARKFTNIASSLMVEAMAFREAIQFARRMRVDNLIFEGDAKSLALVFQFVRRNCNWAAHLVAKKALREHVFCTNPLAQVMWLESRLC; encoded by the exons ATGGGCAGTCAGGATAAATACTTAGGAATCCCAGCTCTCGTTTCCAAATCAAAGACCGAAACCTTTCGCGAGATCAGTTTAAGGGTGAGACAAAAAGTAGCCAGTTGGAAGGGGAATTTGATATCTTATGGAGGGCGGGAAGTTCTTATCAAGAGTTTAGCCACGACTGTTCCGGTGTTTTCTATGTTGTGTTTTCTTTTACCGAAAGGGATTCATAAGGAAATCAATAAGTTTATTTCTAACTTCTGGTGGGGGAGGAAAAATGAAGAACGCAAGATGCATTGGGTATCATGGAAGAATATGTGCTTAACAAAGGAAGCAGGATGGTTGGGTTTTAGGGATTTGGAGCACTTTAATTTGGTTTTATTGGCCAAACAAGGCTGGCGGATCGTTAACCAGTCAAACTCGCTGCTAGCTAGAGTACTTAAGGGGAAATACTTCCCACATGGCTCATTCATGGAGGCTGAGCTTCATTCGAACAGTTCATTGGCTGGAGAAGCCTATTGCAAGGCAGGAATGTGCTCCAACGAG GTCCCATGGTTGCCTATAAAACCACCGTTCACAGTATCTCCTTCTACGATGCTACCACATAATATTCGTCGGGTCTCAAATTTACTAGCAACAGATAAAAG GTTGGTTTGGCACTTCTCCAAATCTGGCCAATTCACAGTTAACTCGGCATATCACCTCTCTTTTGGCGAATCGAATAATTCTGGTACTACTCCGGAGCAGGGTGCTTGTTGGAAG GATATTTGGTCCAGCTTATTTGTCAAATTGACAGGAGGAGAGAACAGGAATGAAATATTGACAAAG GACACCTACCCAATAGTAGTTAATAGGGATGCTTCTGAACTACAATGTGAATTCTCTTCAGCAGTTAGACGGGAAGACGCTGAGATCAGGAGGGCTAACAACTCCCCGCCGTTGCCGAATGCTATTACAAGGACACCACCTCCACAACATATTGTGAAGATAAATTGTGATGGGGCTTTTAAGTCTGAGCTTTTGTGCGGGGTAGGAGCTTGCGTTGCGACACGCCATCAAGGTAAAGTTATTGCATCAATGGCGAGGAAGTTTACCAACATCGCATCTTCCCTTATGGTCGAAGCTATGGCTTTCAGAGAAGCCATTCAGTTTGCTAGGAGAATGCGAGTGGATAACCTAATTTTTGAAGGGGACGCCAAGA GTTTGGCTTTAGTGTTTCAATTTGTTAGGAGAAATTGTAATTGGGCGGCTCACTTAGTAGCTAAGAAAGCCCTTAGAGAACATGTTTTTTGTACGAATCCTCTAGCCCAAGTGATGTGGCTAGAATCGAGACTTTGTTAG